A DNA window from Hevea brasiliensis isolate MT/VB/25A 57/8 chromosome 2, ASM3005281v1, whole genome shotgun sequence contains the following coding sequences:
- the LOC110669211 gene encoding cysteine protease XCP2: protein MALSSYSLMLLLAFSVSSFFAYSGHARDFSIVGYSQEDLTSNDKLIDLFESWMSKFEKVYESVEEKLLRFEIFKDNLLHIDETNKKVKNYWLGLNEFSDLSHEEFKNKYLGLKPDLSKRRDCPEEFTYKDVENIPKSVDWRRKGAVTSVKNQGSCGSCWAFSTVAAVEGINQIVTGNLTSLSEQELIDCDTTYNNGCNGGLMDYAFAYIASSGGLHKEEDYPYIMEEGTCEMRKGESAVVTISGYKDVPQNSEESLLKALANQPLSVAIEASGRDFQFYSGGVFDGHCGTELDHGVAAVGYGSSKGLDYITVKNSWGPKWGEKGYIRMKRNTGKPAGICGIYKMASYPTKKK, encoded by the exons ATGGCTCTTTCTTCATATTCTCTGATGCTCCTTCTTGCCTTCtctgtttcttctttctttgcctACTCGGGACATGCTCGCGATTTCTCAATCGTTGGCTATTCCCAAGAAGACTTGACATCCAATGACAAGCTCATTGATCTTTTCGAATCATGGATGTCAAAATTTGAAAAGGTTTATGAGAGTGTTGAAGAGAAGTTGCTAAGATTCGAAATTTTCAAAGATAACTTGCTTCATATTGATGAGACTAATAAGAAGGTTAAAAACTACTGGCTTGGACTCAATGAGTTTTCAGATTTGAGCCATGAGGAGTTCAAGAATAAGTATCTAGGATTGAAGCCTGACTTGTCTAAAAGAAGAGACTGTCCTGAGGAATTCACTTATAAGGATGTTGAGAATATTCCCAAGTCTGTGGATTGGAGAAGGAAAGGAGCTGTTACTAGTGTCAAGAACCAAGGTTCATGCG GCAGTTGCTGGGCATTTTCAACAGTAGCCGCAGTAGAAGGCATAAATCAGATTGTTACTGGAAATTTGACATCTCTGTCAGAGCAAGAGCTGATCGATTGTGACACTACCTATAACAATGGATGCAACGGAGGGCTCATGGATTATGCATTTGCCTACATAGCTTCCAGTGGTGGACTCCACAAGGAGGAAGATTACCCATATATCATGGAAGAGGGCACTTGTGAGATGAGGAAG GGAGAATCGGCGGTGGTAACTATTAGTGGGTACAAGGACGTGCCCCAGAACAGTGAAGAAAGCTTATTGAAGGCACTTGCAAATCAGCCCCTCAGCGTGGCCATTGAGGCCTCTGGTAGGGACTTCCAGTTTTATAGTGGG GGTGTTTTTGATGGTCACTGTGGAACTGAGCTAGATCACGGAGTGGCAGCCGTTGGATATGGATCAAGCAAAGGATTGGATTACATAACTGTTAAGAATTCATGGGGACCTAAATGGGGAGAAAAGGGTTACATAAGAATGAAGAGAAACACTGGCAAGCCTGCAGGAATATGTGGAATCTATAAAATGGCTTCTTATCCCACTAAAAAGAAGTGA